AGAGTACAGAAAAGATATCAGCTTTGTTTTCCAGAGCAAGGGGTTGTTTGAACATCTTCCCGCCTTGGAAAACGTTACACTTCCCTTGGTACATACACTTGGCCTTGAAAAGTCGGAGGCCAAGGCAGCGGCGCAAAAACTCTTTGACAGATTCGGGCTCAGTGATACTGAGAAAAAATACCCTTCCCAGTTATCTGGGGGCCAGCAACAACGTATAGCCATTGCCCGTTCGTTGGCTATGAAGCCAAAGCTTTTACTCCTTGACGAACCTACCTCTGCCCTCGACCCTGAATATACCTCAGAGGTCTTGGATATGCTGACGGAACTGCAAGGGGAGGGGTTGAAAACCATTATTGTAACCCATGAGATGGGATTTGCAAAAAATGCCTGTGAAACAGTTGTTTTTCTCTCTGGCAATAGAATTCTGGAACAAGGGAAGAGTTCAGAGATTTTTTCGCACCCCCAGACGAAACAATTGCAATCGTTTTTGGATAAAATCCTTGAATGGAATGTATAGCTGAAAGCATAAAAAAAGTACCGATTGTGTTTTTTGTTTTAGTTTTCCCCTGAAAGAATATGCTATACTCTGCTTTCGGAGGAACTATGGAAACGCAAAAAACCATCGAAACACTTCCCTTTTCAAAGAAAATACTCTTTGCCCTTGGCCAGCTGGGATGGTCTCTTGCTTCCTATGCCCCTGGTATGCTGCTCGTGTATTTTTACATGCCGCCAGAGACTGGTAGCAGTACAGTCTTTCCCCAAAGAATATACCAAGGTGCCATATTGGGCATATTTACCATAATCGGCTTGGCTTTTGGGGTAGGCAGATTGTTTGACGCCATTACCGACCCCCTCATTGCCGGGCTTTCCGACCGATGCAACTCGAAAAAGGGAAAAAGGCAGAAGTTTCTCAGGCTTGGCATTATTCCCTTCTCGCTGTTTTCCGCCCTTATCTTCGTTCCCCCAGTTTCGGGATATAGTGTGCTCAATTCCGTATGGGTCTTTGTCGGTGTCATCGTCTATTATTGGTTCATGACCATGTATGTGACCCCTTATTTTGCCATGATGTCAGAATTGGCACATACAGCAGATGACCGCCTGTTCCTCAGTACGCTCATTTCCATCACCTGGGCCCTCGGGGCTGCTATCGGATCACAGGTATATGCAATCAAGGGTGTGCTTGAAAATTTCTCGCTGTCCTCGACGCAGGCTTTCCAGGTCACCATCTTTATCTTTTCCGGCATTGGCTTTCTGTTTATGCTGTTTCCCATTCTTTTTATCAATGAAAAAAAATATAGCAAACAGGAACCCAATACTGAGAAAATATTCGAATCGCTGGTCTCTGCATTGAAAAACCGGAATTTCCTGATGTTTACCATCTCAGACCTTGCCTATTGGGTGGCTCTCACCATTGCCAGTACAGGCTTGGTTTATTACGTTACCATCCTCCTTGGCCTCAAAGAATCGTTTACTTCCTTTTTACAGATACTGATGTTTGCACTCTCTTTCCTGTTTTATGTCCCAGTCACAATCTTGGCGAAGAAAACCGGAAAGAAACGCCTGCTAAACCTAGCTTTTCTACTGTTCATACTTATCTACAGCTTTATCATTTTCTTGGGTAGGGTACCGCTGAATCATGAGTTGCAGGCCTACCTGGTTGTGATTATGATGGCTATTCCCTTGGCTGTATTCGGTATCCTGCCTAATGCCATCATCGGGGATATTGCACAATCGGATGCCTTTGAGACGGGTCATCATAAAGCTGCCATTTTCTATGGGGCAAGGACCTTTATGTCAAAACTCGGACAAATGGTCGGTGGATTGCTTTTCCCCTCGCTCTTGCTTCTGGGAAATACTCCCGGTCATGATATCGGTATCCGTTTGACCGGACTGGCTGCCATTATCTTTGTAGTTGTAGGTTTGGTATTTTTCCTGACCTATGATGAGAAGGCCATATTGAAGGTGCTTAAAGCACAGGCAGAAAAAGAATGATTACGCTTTATAGGTATCGATACACTGTAGATATATCCGTTCGATTTCTTCTCCGAAACGTTCGATTGAATATTCTTTTGCCAGTATCCTTGCTTGACTGGAAAGAGACTCATACAGTTCTTTGTCTGTAAGGGTATGGGTGATAGCGGAGACATATTCGCTGGCCTTGGTGTAGGTAAAGCCATCAATCCCTTCCTTGATGACATTTTTCAGACAACTATCATACCTGCAGATTACCGGCAGACCACTTGCCATTGCCTCAATATAGGTCAATCCCTGGGTCTCGCTATCGGAAGCGCTCACAAAAATAGTTCCCAATTGATAGTAGGAAGCAATTTCTGTAGGATTTACCATCCCTGAGAAGAAAACCCTGCCTGATAGGTTTAACGTGCGAATTCGATCTGCAAGATACTCGCGTTGAGGGCCATCACCTATAAAAAGCAATACGAGCTTAGGGAAGTCCTGAACAAGCGGTACCATATTTTTCAACAGTTCCTCTGGGTTCTTCTCTTGGGCAATTCTCCCTACGGAGAGCAAGATAACCGAATCGGGATTAAGGCCAAGGCTGGCCTTTCGCTTCTCAAGGTTTTCCCTGGATTCCCTCAGGGTGAATTTGGAGAGATCTATACCAGTGGGGACAATCGAAATCGGAGAGGTCAACCGGTAGGACTTGAGGGCATCGGCAACTTTTTGTGTTGGGGCAATTATCATTTGCAGGTTGCGAAGCCTACGTTGTAAAAAGTGGGGTACAGCCATATCGCCCATTCGTTCGTTGAGTTTTACATACCTTGCATAGCTTTCATACATCGTATGGTAGGTATGCACCAAGGGTACATTCGATCTCTGGGCGATACGTCTGGCAAAGCCGAATGTAAAAAATTCACACTGTGAATGAACAATATCGGGCTTCCACGAAAGTATATCCTGCATGAAAACCTGTGGAATATGAAGCGTGGCATGCAAGTCCCGATATATGGGTATTCTAAAGGAAGCCAGATAATATACCCCCTCTTTAAAGGAGGAATGTTCATCATTTGAAAGAGTTAGTACCCGTACTTCATGTCCCCGATTCGTAAGCACCCTCTGTAAATTCATGACCGAGGTTACTACTCCATTGATCATCGGGGCATACCCGTCGGTAGTTAGAAGTATCTTCATACGAAACTACTCGAACAGGGGAGAGTAAAGTGACCCATCGTTTATATCCTTTTGCAAACCTTTTCTTTTGCAGGTGGGTTTATATATTCAGTCATCGAGACGATTCGCCAAAAAGTCACTTTTTCTTGATAATCGCTTCATAGAGGAAAGTGTAATCAAGTATATGCGAGAATAGGGAATTTTTGAAGTCATTGCAACACTTCCTATTGTCGTTGTGCATAGTCAATACTCTATCTTGTCTCTGAAAACGGTTTTTGGGGATGAGCCTAGCATTGGTTATTGCAATTATGGGTTCTATATAATGCACAGGGATTGCCATAATTTCTTAAATGCGGTGAATTTGTATTTTGATTGCGTAAATAAAGGCAATAAGGAAAGACAAGCCATCGGTAATGCTATAGAATTTTTGCAAGGGAGGAAATCTATGAGACGTGCATATTTTACTGCACCGAACAAGGTACAGGTTCTCGAAGAAGAATGCCCTGTTATCAAAGATTCCCAGATTCTGGTGAAAATTGCTTACTGTGGTATTTGTACCTTGGAACAGCGCCTGTATGCGGGAAGCCGAACGATTTTCTACCCTATCGTTGGTGGACATGAAGCTTCAGGGACCATTGTTGCAGTGGGAAAAGATGTTGCAACGGGGCATGCTGTCAATGACAGGGTGGTCCTAGACCTTGTGAAAAGATGTCATACCTGTCCTGCCTGCCTCAGCGGAAATTCCAATCTCTGTGAAAGCAGACACAAAGATACAAGCCAGATTCTCGGTGGTTTTTCCCAATATAGGGTTGTCGAGCCTGAGCAGGCTTTTGTAATTCCTCCTTCCCTTTCACTTAGTGATGCTACGTTTGTCGAACCGTTATCCTGCTGTCTCCGTTCCCTTAAGAAACTACAAGTTGGCCTTGGGACTTCGCTGCTAGTAATCGGATGCGGAACAATGGGGATGTTGCATGTGAAATCTGCCCTTGCAATGGGAGTACGTGTTTTTGTAAGTG
The sequence above is a segment of the Sphaerochaeta pleomorpha str. Grapes genome. Coding sequences within it:
- a CDS encoding zinc-dependent alcohol dehydrogenase; this encodes MRRAYFTAPNKVQVLEEECPVIKDSQILVKIAYCGICTLEQRLYAGSRTIFYPIVGGHEASGTIVAVGKDVATGHAVNDRVVLDLVKRCHTCPACLSGNSNLCESRHKDTSQILGGFSQYRVVEPEQAFVIPPSLSLSDATFVEPLSCCLRSLKKLQVGLGTSLLVIGCGTMGMLHVKSALAMGVRVFVSDIDEKRLDVARLAGADGVSNASDFAQCIREVKAFTNGRGVEACSITSPSSLAAELAFQVLCPGGRVNVFTSYDEKPVFPIDMNTLHRNEYSITGSEGRTEMDFYQAVKAISYKKICTSDLISGVFPLSDIATALEAAGRNDTYRILVKVGDE
- a CDS encoding MFS transporter produces the protein METQKTIETLPFSKKILFALGQLGWSLASYAPGMLLVYFYMPPETGSSTVFPQRIYQGAILGIFTIIGLAFGVGRLFDAITDPLIAGLSDRCNSKKGKRQKFLRLGIIPFSLFSALIFVPPVSGYSVLNSVWVFVGVIVYYWFMTMYVTPYFAMMSELAHTADDRLFLSTLISITWALGAAIGSQVYAIKGVLENFSLSSTQAFQVTIFIFSGIGFLFMLFPILFINEKKYSKQEPNTEKIFESLVSALKNRNFLMFTISDLAYWVALTIASTGLVYYVTILLGLKESFTSFLQILMFALSFLFYVPVTILAKKTGKKRLLNLAFLLFILIYSFIIFLGRVPLNHELQAYLVVIMMAIPLAVFGILPNAIIGDIAQSDAFETGHHKAAIFYGARTFMSKLGQMVGGLLFPSLLLLGNTPGHDIGIRLTGLAAIIFVVVGLVFFLTYDEKAILKVLKAQAEKE
- a CDS encoding glycosyltransferase family 4 protein, which gives rise to MKILLTTDGYAPMINGVVTSVMNLQRVLTNRGHEVRVLTLSNDEHSSFKEGVYYLASFRIPIYRDLHATLHIPQVFMQDILSWKPDIVHSQCEFFTFGFARRIAQRSNVPLVHTYHTMYESYARYVKLNERMGDMAVPHFLQRRLRNLQMIIAPTQKVADALKSYRLTSPISIVPTGIDLSKFTLRESRENLEKRKASLGLNPDSVILLSVGRIAQEKNPEELLKNMVPLVQDFPKLVLLFIGDGPQREYLADRIRTLNLSGRVFFSGMVNPTEIASYYQLGTIFVSASDSETQGLTYIEAMASGLPVICRYDSCLKNVIKEGIDGFTYTKASEYVSAITHTLTDKELYESLSSQARILAKEYSIERFGEEIERIYLQCIDTYKA
- a CDS encoding amino acid ABC transporter ATP-binding protein, with protein sequence MRMELNSISKSFNGNLVLKDICFSQDISSVAIIGPSGGGKSTLLRILGGLLAPDSGTLGFDGKTVHFNEKDLIEYRKDISFVFQSKGLFEHLPALENVTLPLVHTLGLEKSEAKAAAQKLFDRFGLSDTEKKYPSQLSGGQQQRIAIARSLAMKPKLLLLDEPTSALDPEYTSEVLDMLTELQGEGLKTIIVTHEMGFAKNACETVVFLSGNRILEQGKSSEIFSHPQTKQLQSFLDKILEWNV